Below is a genomic region from Falco naumanni isolate bFalNau1 chromosome 2, bFalNau1.pat, whole genome shotgun sequence.
ATTACTAACGTTTTGAAACAATACATGTGCATGTTTTAAGTATATTAagcataaataaatgcattaatttaaTACACCAGCTTATTACACACAGCAAAGCTACTTCACCAAGTAGTCACAGTTTTTGTTCAAGGCAGGCATGCAATAGAAGTAATATTGTccaccaggctggggacaaGTGGCAAATTCAGCTTGAGAGGAAGCTGAGAGGTAAATGATAGAGCAGAGTACCCAGCAGaaagtttttctgcattttcaagaACACCGAAGTGGTCTCCTTGAGGCAGGACAGCATCTGCTACCAGAACAACGCCACAGGAGTCTCTTTAAGTGTCCTCCATCTTCTCTCTCCATTAACTCAATTTATGAGGGTGCTTCAGGGAGCATTCAAGGACCGGGCTTAGAAGCAGTAATTACTCTGCTGTCACTGGTTTAACAACTTTACTCTCTACTTTACATATCCCACAGTCTCACTCTGACCTTGTACGTGCTTTAAATGAGGGAGTGAACGCATTGAGTTCGGGcactgggaaaggaagaaaatttgatTCTCTCTTTAGCTGTTGCTCCCTTCACCACAGTGTCACCTCAGATCAGGGCATGACAGACCCTGGGTCTGCCCAGGATCAGTGACAATTTTATGAATAAACAACACAACCACACAGCCAGCAAAAATTGTGTGGTAATCCATCACTGTGAAGCAGCCGTGGGCAGAAAATTTAGCAGCACCTCTGCCAACTTTGAGGCAAAGattcatttcctttccattaaGGTTTTTTCTAGGCTCCTGGGCGGACAAATTTTTCAGGAACATTTGAACATGACAATGGGAGGAGGCTGCTGATATAGTGGGATTGAGTCGGACCACTGGCAGGTATGACATAAAGCACAAATATACATGTTTAATGAAGAACACACATGTCACACATGTCAGACCACCAAAGCTAACATGCTGGGCCAAAGGGAGGAAGGCTTGGCTGCAATACTTTTCCTCACTTCCTTCAGAAGTGCATAGGCCAGCTTCAGAGCATaggccagctgctgggaaagtgCCAAGTCCTCTCCAAAGTTCAGATAAATATAGAGGGACGAAAAGTCACAACTGCTTTGACATAGAAAGAAGTTTCTGAGATTAAGTGGATCTGTCCTGTGGAAGGTTTTGTAGGTTAGTGCCAGTATTCCGGATTTGCACAGTGGTTGCTGAGCATCAGCTCATGGAACACATCAAACCCCACTTCTTTCACTGAAGATAGGGGCTGCTATGTTGCTTACCAGTTACAAtttctttttggattttttaagCTCGCATACCAAGAATTACAGCTTCTCTAGACAGCCCACAAGAAGAACtagtctaaaaaaaaataatatcagaacAGTTAAAATcgtaagcatttttttctgatggctAAAATTGGGGTATCTAGAACTTGATTCTGCAGGGCAGCCTGACACCAAGGCAGGTCACCACTGTCATTTAGCAGGGAGCCTATCACggggtgctgcagctgagaacCCCCAAgtgctttcctccctctcctaTCActactttgggttttttcctagaTGTAATTTAAGGCAACTGCTTTGCACCCAGGTTGCAGTTTCTTCTGAGAACCACAATGCCAATGGCTCTCCTGGTTCCTGGTCTCTTCTTTCACAGCAGGATACCTGCCGCTACAGGTGAGAAGCCTCTCCTTTTCTGGCCTCATACTCAGCTTTTCACCCTGAAATTCAGTTCTCACCACCCAATGATGAAGTCAGATTTGCCAATATGGTCTTGCCTTTCTGAACACATTAGAAAAATTCAAACAACAAGCAACGCTTTTCTTAGCACAGTGCCACCTTTCATGTCTTTCAGTCTCCAGAATAAAGTCCCTGATTTCCTCCTTGGTCCTTCTGGGGATGAGTGCCTCCAAACCATGTCTGTCCAAGCTTCAACCTAACCAGGAATCCAGCCGGCGCTCCAGCCTAGGTCAGCTTGTACTGTCACTCATGATGCACATATGTTTACAATGGAATGATGACAGAATCAAATCTGACAAAATTTGTATCAGAAAGCTTGgcaaggagaagcagctgccaAAAACAATTTTGGGAACTTATAGGAAAGGTAACACCCTTCTTGGCAGACAGCAACGGTGCggccagggctggagctgccatCAGCAGGCTGCAAAGCTCCTCAAGAAGACCAGAGACACGCAGCCAAGCGATGCCAGGTCCGGCTGCCAGAGCACAACTCACACAGCCCAGCCATGTGTCTCAGAGTTCAAGTTCCTGGACTGTCTGTAAAAATCatggagattttattttcattcagagaGTGCAAGCTTCCAGCACTTGGGGCAAAAGACTTGAGAACATTTCGGGAGTTCCAGCCAAGCGGCACACCGGAGGAGCTGCTCTACTGGAGGCAGCGAAAAGCCTTTGGAGTTTTAAGGCAGTTATGTCACTGTACAGCGCGCAGCCGACTTTTTTTTTCATCGCTTTGGGCTCTTTTTTGTGCACAAGCTTTTTCGTTTTGACAGCAACCGGCCGAGGCAGGTGTCCCACTGGGGCCCGGCAGCACCGGCAGGCGGGCCTGGCCCGCGTCTGAGAATGAGGATCTGAATGGGAATGGGGATGGAGCCGGGCCGAGGACTGGGACCGAGGCCGAGGCCCGCACCCGCCCCtctcccgccgcccgccgcccgccgcgcgcAGGCCCTCCCCGCTTCCGCCTCGCTTCTTCTCCCCGCCGCTCGCTCGGCGTCCCCAGGCCGCTCTCCGATTGGCAGTTTCTTTTCCCGCGTGACGCAGAGCCGGGCGGCGATTGGCTACAGGGCCGCGACGCGCTGGAGGCGGGAGCGCTGGGCTGCGGCGGGAGGGGAACAGCCGTGCGGTTGCCGTGGTGACCGAGCGGCCCGTGCCCGGAAATGGGAGCGCGCCGGGAAGCGCCCAGGGAGCGTCGGCGGCCGGCAGGTACGTACGTGCGCGCGCGCGGACGCACGCGCCCCCCCTTGCTTCctcacctcccccccccccccccccgaggcgGCCGCCGGTTGCCGGGGTGATCGCTCTCTTAAAGGGCCCGCGGCGGCCACTCGCCGGTGCGTGTTGCTGGCGCTGGCGGGGGCCGCGGTGCGGCCTGCGCCGGAGGGATGGCtgggcccggcggcggcggggacgcCGACAGTGAGGGGGCCGGGGGTCCTggcgggcggccgccggcgAGTGATGGCGCCTTGTGGTTCCCCCGGCAGGAGCGGGCCCGGGATGGCGGccgggggcccggcgggggggggcgcacAGCGTCTGCATGGTGTCGGACTTCTTCTACCCCAACATGGGGGGCGTGGAGAGCCACGTGTATCAGCTGTCGCAGTGCCTCATCGAGCGAGGCCACAAGGTCCTGGTGGTCACCCACGCCTACGGCCACCGGAAGGGCATCCGCTACCTCACCAACGGGCTGAAAGTCTACTACTTGCCCCTGAAGGTGATGTACAACCAGTCCACGGCGACGACGCTCTTCCACAGTCTGCCCTTGCTCCGGTACATCTTTGTGCGGGAGAGGGTCACCATCGTCCATGCCCACAGCTCCTTCTCTGCCATGGCCCACGACGCCCTCTTCCACGCCAAGACCATGGGGCTGCGGACCGTCTTCACAGACCACTCCCTCTTCGGCTTTGCGGATGTCAGCTCGGTGCTTACCAACAAACTTCTGACCGTGTCCCTCTGTGATACGAACCACATCATCTGCGTCTCCTACACGAGTAAGGAAAACACGGTGCTGCGAGCGGCTTTGGACCCTCGGATAGTCTCTGTCATCCCCAACGCAGTCGATCCCACTGACTTCACTCCAGACCCGTCAAGGAGGGATGATAGTATaattacaattgttgttgtcAGCAGACTTGTTTACAGAAAAGGTAATGGGagataaaatgtaaatttattttggttgggtttttttttaattatgtatgGTAAGAAAGGTCTTGGTTAGGTGCCACGTACACTGTATCTGTGGTAT
It encodes:
- the PIGA gene encoding phosphatidylinositol N-acetylglucosaminyltransferase subunit A isoform X2; translation: MGARREAPRERRRPAGAGPGWRPGARRGGAHSVCMVSDFFYPNMGGVESHVYQLSQCLIERGHKVLVVTHAYGHRKGIRYLTNGLKVYYLPLKVMYNQSTATTLFHSLPLLRYIFVRERVTIVHAHSSFSAMAHDALFHAKTMGLRTVFTDHSLFGFADVSSVLTNKLLTVSLCDTNHIICVSYTSKENTVLRAALDPRIVSVIPNAVDPTDFTPDPSRRDDSIITIVVVSRLVYRKGIDLLSGIIPELCQKYPELHFLVGGEGPKRIVLEEVRERYQLHDRVRLLGALEHQDVRNVLVQGHIFLNTSLTEAFCMAIVEAASCGLQVYDRVADEVVLPMDERLGRLMSHCGPVTGYIFALFAVLNFLFLAFLRWMTPDSIIDVAIDATGPKGAWTKQYFWRKKGRVKELPSSKNAQMERKEHNSH